A DNA window from Pseudomonas resinovorans NBRC 106553 contains the following coding sequences:
- a CDS encoding acyl-CoA synthetase, producing MRDYFTAAREFDYAAAAASTLAGDLEALNACIECCDRHAGSGRVALVWEGRNGERADWTFEQLKEASARFANLLQARGVRPGDCVSGMLPRTPELLITILGTWRAGAIYQPLFTAFGPKAIEHRVQGAGSKLVVTDLANRSKLDEVDGAPQVLTVGDDFWAELERQSDSFEPVLRKASDPFLLMFTSGTTGLAKPLTVPLKAIVAFVSYMRDAVDLRPDDRFWNLADPGWAYGLYYAVTGPLAMGHATTFYEGGFTVESTCRIIREYGITNLAGSPTAYRLLLAARDEVQAALKGCLRAVSSAGEPLTPEVIRWFGEGLGCTIHDHYGQTELGMVLCNHHALEHPVRLGAAGFAMPGHRVVVLDEQQRELPVGQPGILALDMPRSPLFWFPGYQGMNTKAFVGDYYLSGDTVELNDDGSISFVGRADDVITTSGYRVGPFDVESALIEHPAVIEAAVIGKPDPERTELVKAFVVLHAGQEPCAELAEALQQYVRKRLSAHSYPREIEFVAELPKTPSGKIQRFLLRNQEIAKAQAAAAH from the coding sequence ATGCGCGACTACTTCACCGCTGCCCGCGAGTTCGATTACGCCGCTGCCGCTGCCAGCACCCTGGCCGGCGATCTCGAGGCCCTCAACGCCTGTATCGAATGCTGCGACCGCCATGCCGGTTCGGGGCGTGTCGCGCTGGTTTGGGAGGGGCGCAATGGCGAGCGCGCCGACTGGACCTTCGAGCAGCTCAAGGAAGCCTCCGCGCGCTTCGCCAACCTGCTGCAGGCCCGCGGCGTGCGCCCCGGCGATTGCGTCTCGGGTATGTTGCCGCGCACCCCGGAGCTGCTCATCACCATCCTCGGCACCTGGCGTGCCGGCGCCATCTACCAGCCACTGTTCACCGCCTTCGGGCCCAAGGCCATCGAACATCGGGTGCAAGGCGCCGGTTCGAAGCTCGTGGTCACTGACCTCGCCAACCGTTCCAAGCTGGACGAGGTGGACGGCGCGCCGCAGGTCCTGACCGTCGGCGACGACTTCTGGGCCGAGCTGGAACGCCAGTCGGACAGCTTCGAGCCGGTGCTGCGCAAGGCCTCCGATCCCTTCCTGCTGATGTTCACCTCGGGCACCACGGGCCTGGCCAAACCGCTGACGGTGCCGTTGAAAGCCATAGTCGCCTTCGTCAGCTACATGCGCGACGCGGTGGACCTGCGCCCGGACGACCGCTTCTGGAACCTCGCCGACCCGGGCTGGGCCTATGGCCTCTACTACGCCGTCACCGGCCCGCTGGCCATGGGGCACGCCACCACCTTCTACGAGGGTGGTTTCACGGTGGAGAGCACCTGCCGGATCATCCGCGAGTACGGCATCACCAACCTGGCCGGTTCGCCCACTGCCTACCGCCTGCTGCTGGCCGCCCGCGACGAGGTGCAGGCCGCGCTCAAGGGCTGCCTGCGCGCCGTCAGCAGCGCCGGCGAACCGCTGACTCCCGAAGTGATCCGCTGGTTCGGCGAGGGCCTGGGCTGCACCATCCACGACCACTATGGACAGACCGAGCTGGGCATGGTGCTGTGCAACCACCACGCCCTGGAACACCCGGTGCGCCTGGGCGCCGCCGGCTTCGCCATGCCCGGACACCGGGTGGTGGTACTGGACGAGCAGCAGCGCGAACTGCCCGTCGGCCAACCGGGCATCCTCGCCCTGGACATGCCGCGTTCGCCGCTCTTCTGGTTCCCCGGCTACCAGGGCATGAACACCAAGGCGTTCGTCGGTGACTACTATCTCAGTGGAGACACCGTGGAGCTGAACGACGACGGCAGCATCAGCTTCGTCGGCCGCGCCGACGACGTGATCACCACCTCCGGCTACCGGGTCGGCCCCTTCGACGTGGAGAGCGCGCTAATCGAACACCCGGCGGTGATCGAGGCGGCGGTAATCGGCAAGCCCGATCCGGAGCGCACCGAACTGGTCAAGGCCTTCGTCGTCCTGCACGCCGGCCAAGAGCCCTGCGCCGAACTGGCCGAGGCGCTGCAGCAGTACGTGCGCAAGCGCCTCTCCGCCCATTCCTATCCGCGCGAAATCGAGTTCGTCGCGGAGCTACCCAAGACCCCGAGCGGCAAGATCCAGCGTTTCCTCCTGCGCAACCAGGAGATCGCCAAGGCCCAAGCGGCCGCCGCCCATTGA
- a CDS encoding methyl-accepting chemotaxis protein, with protein sequence MPLNRLSIQWKITLLAGLCLLAIVAVLIGISLYRMGAGTALVKTNSAQMLEASARERMEGEGKVQALTIQRYFLSAYQDGLNFSRQVLLQRRQAQTLQLDSQTLRADLHQQVKEALQANPQLLSLYLVFEPNALDGSDGLYVNRAELGSNEVGRFSTYWAQRGGELTSLAPTEAMISDATPMLDGSPFNTWFNCPKQTRKPCLLDPYFDDASGQKTLITTLTYPVIENGQVIGVVGMDISLSNLQQLASGGSAGLYDGQGAISILSPAGLLAGHSPDAGQLGQGLAKVQPAAASELLQLQRQGQAHERQADGNLQVLAPLQPIPESKPWAVLLEVPLQVLLKPALELQQDLDARNAQGTWLELLFGVAAAVAGLLLVWLTARGVTRPILGVASMLKDIASGEGDLTRRLDYARQDELGELAGWFNRFLDKLQPIIADVKRSVQDARGTADQSAAIASQTSAGMQQQYREVDQVATASHEMSATAQDVARSAAQAAEAARGADHATREGLGVIGRTTSAIEQLASEMSAAMEEVQNLSVSSDQIGSVLEVIRAIAEQTNLLALNAAIEAARAGEAGRGFAVVADEVRNLAKRTQDSVEEIRQVIEGLQHGTREVVGSMHSSHRQAQGSVERVEQAVAALQRIGDAVTVITDMNLQIASAAEEQSAVAEEINRNVAAIRDVTESLSGQAQESAQVSQALNRLANHQQGLMDQFRA encoded by the coding sequence ATGCCCCTCAACCGACTTTCCATCCAGTGGAAGATCACCCTGTTGGCGGGCCTCTGCCTGCTGGCCATCGTTGCCGTGCTGATCGGCATCTCGCTCTACCGCATGGGCGCCGGCACCGCGCTGGTCAAGACCAACAGTGCGCAGATGCTCGAAGCCTCGGCCCGCGAGCGCATGGAGGGGGAGGGCAAGGTGCAGGCGCTGACCATCCAGCGCTACTTCCTGTCGGCCTACCAGGACGGTCTCAACTTCTCCCGCCAGGTGCTGCTGCAACGTCGCCAGGCGCAGACGCTGCAACTGGACAGCCAGACCCTGCGCGCGGACCTGCACCAGCAGGTGAAGGAAGCGCTGCAAGCCAATCCGCAGCTGCTCAGCCTCTACCTGGTGTTCGAGCCGAATGCCCTGGACGGCAGCGATGGGCTGTACGTGAATCGTGCCGAACTCGGCAGCAACGAGGTGGGACGCTTCTCCACCTACTGGGCCCAGCGCGGTGGCGAGCTGACCAGTCTGGCGCCGACCGAGGCGATGATCAGCGATGCCACCCCCATGCTCGACGGCAGCCCCTTCAACACCTGGTTCAACTGCCCGAAGCAGACCCGCAAGCCCTGCCTGCTGGACCCGTACTTCGATGACGCCTCGGGGCAGAAGACCCTGATCACCACGCTCACCTACCCGGTCATCGAGAACGGCCAGGTGATCGGCGTAGTGGGCATGGACATCAGCCTGAGCAACCTCCAGCAACTGGCCAGCGGCGGCAGCGCCGGCCTCTATGACGGCCAGGGCGCCATTAGCATCCTCAGCCCGGCGGGCCTGCTCGCCGGCCACAGCCCGGACGCCGGCCAGCTCGGCCAGGGCCTGGCCAAGGTGCAGCCGGCGGCGGCCAGCGAGCTGTTGCAGCTGCAACGCCAGGGCCAGGCCCATGAGCGCCAGGCCGATGGCAACCTGCAGGTGCTGGCGCCGCTGCAACCGATCCCGGAGTCCAAGCCCTGGGCGGTGCTGCTGGAAGTGCCGCTGCAGGTCCTGCTCAAGCCGGCCCTCGAACTGCAGCAGGACCTGGACGCGCGCAACGCCCAGGGCACCTGGCTGGAACTGCTGTTCGGGGTGGCCGCCGCCGTCGCCGGCCTGCTGCTGGTGTGGCTCACCGCCCGTGGCGTGACCCGGCCGATCCTCGGCGTGGCGAGCATGCTCAAGGACATCGCCAGCGGCGAAGGCGACCTGACCCGGCGCCTGGACTACGCCCGCCAGGACGAACTCGGCGAGCTGGCCGGCTGGTTCAACCGCTTCCTCGACAAGCTGCAACCGATCATCGCCGACGTGAAACGCTCGGTGCAGGACGCCCGGGGCACCGCCGACCAGTCCGCCGCCATCGCCAGCCAGACCAGCGCCGGCATGCAGCAGCAGTACCGCGAAGTCGACCAGGTGGCCACCGCCTCCCACGAGATGAGCGCCACCGCCCAGGACGTGGCCCGCAGCGCCGCCCAGGCCGCCGAAGCCGCCCGCGGCGCCGACCATGCCACCCGCGAGGGCCTTGGCGTGATCGGCCGCACCACCAGCGCCATCGAGCAACTGGCCAGCGAGATGAGCGCGGCCATGGAAGAAGTGCAGAACCTCTCCGTCAGCAGCGACCAGATCGGTTCGGTGCTGGAAGTGATCCGCGCCATCGCCGAACAGACCAACCTGCTGGCGCTCAACGCCGCCATCGAGGCGGCCCGTGCCGGTGAGGCCGGGCGTGGCTTCGCCGTGGTGGCCGACGAAGTGCGCAACCTGGCCAAGCGTACCCAGGACTCGGTGGAAGAAATCCGCCAGGTGATCGAGGGCCTGCAACACGGCACCCGCGAAGTGGTGGGCTCGATGCACAGCAGCCATCGCCAGGCCCAGGGCAGCGTGGAGCGGGTGGAGCAGGCGGTGGCCGCGCTGCAACGCATCGGCGATGCGGTGACGGTGATCACCGACATGAACCTGCAGATCGCCAGCGCCGCCGAGGAACAGAGCGCGGTGGCCGAGGAGATCAACCGCAACGTGGCGGCGATCCGCGATGTCACCGAGTCCCTCTCCGGCCAGGCCCAGGAATCCGCCCAGGTCAGCCAGGCCCTGAACCGCCTGGCCAACCACCAGCAGGGCCTGATGGACCAGTTCCGCGCCTAA
- a CDS encoding AraC family transcriptional regulator codes for MTGPSAEKGTISVRLVLEALLELRQRGFDDSGLLQQAGIPPELLAKPYGRVSSQHFAQLWLLIAQTMDDEFFGMNPRRMKGGSFGYMTRAAVKEPTVGAALELSLRFLDLVFDGLSPRLETRGGLAEITLVEPEGQQCRAFSYFTLWLMIHGLLCWLAGRRIPILGVDLRCAVPDYIEDYRVMFSTNLRFSRPQTRLLLNADCLELPVRRSTRDLKRFLGGMPANILVRYRDPQSLAARIRAYLRSIKPERWPDLEALSSHFYMAPSTLRRKLSLEGQSYQGLKDQVRRDLAIARLDNGEGNFTELAFELGFADTSAFYKAFKKWTGSTPGQYRTLIHPDSS; via the coding sequence ATGACAGGTCCATCCGCCGAGAAAGGCACCATCTCCGTCCGCCTGGTCCTTGAGGCCCTGCTGGAACTGCGCCAGCGGGGCTTCGACGATTCCGGCTTGCTGCAACAGGCGGGCATTCCCCCCGAGCTGCTGGCCAAGCCCTACGGGCGGGTGTCGTCGCAGCACTTCGCCCAGCTCTGGCTGCTGATCGCGCAGACCATGGACGACGAGTTCTTCGGCATGAACCCGCGCCGGATGAAAGGTGGCAGCTTCGGCTACATGACCCGCGCGGCGGTGAAGGAGCCCACCGTGGGGGCGGCCCTGGAACTGTCGCTGCGTTTCCTCGACCTGGTGTTCGACGGCCTTTCGCCGCGCCTGGAAACCCGTGGCGGGCTGGCGGAAATCACCCTGGTCGAACCCGAGGGCCAGCAATGCCGGGCCTTCAGCTACTTCACCCTGTGGCTGATGATCCACGGGTTGCTGTGCTGGCTGGCCGGACGGCGGATTCCCATCCTCGGTGTCGACCTGCGCTGCGCGGTGCCGGACTACATCGAGGACTACCGGGTGATGTTCAGCACCAACCTGCGCTTTTCCCGGCCGCAGACCCGGCTGCTGCTCAATGCCGACTGCCTGGAACTGCCGGTGCGGCGCAGCACCCGCGACCTCAAGCGCTTCCTCGGCGGCATGCCGGCGAACATCCTGGTGCGCTACCGCGACCCGCAGAGCCTGGCGGCGCGCATCCGCGCCTACCTGCGCAGCATCAAGCCCGAACGCTGGCCGGACCTGGAGGCGCTCTCCAGCCACTTCTACATGGCGCCGTCCACCCTGCGCCGCAAGCTGTCCCTGGAAGGCCAGTCCTACCAGGGGCTGAAAGACCAGGTCCGGCGCGACCTGGCCATCGCCCGGCTGGACAACGGCGAAGGCAACTTCACCGAGCTGGCCTTCGAGCTGGGCTTCGCCGACACCAGCGCCTTCTACAAGGCCTTCAAGAAATGGACCGGTTCGACGCCGGGACAGTACCGAACTTTGATTCATCCCGACTCAAGTTGA
- a CDS encoding AMP-binding protein, translated as MNHQSYTRGRQDKDLLAMTIGTAFDATVAKFPEREALVVRHQGLRYSWKELAEAVNATARALLALGLESGDRLGIWAPNCAEWCITQFASAKIGAILVNINPAYRSSELEYALKQSGCRWVICADAFKTSDYHAMFLGLVPELASAAPGSLNCERLPELRGVVSLAANPPAGFLAWAALQERAGEVNSNALAERQAGLQFDDPINIQYTSGTTGFPKGATLSHYNILNNGYMVGESLGLTEQDRLVIPVPLYHCFGMVMGNLGCVTHGSTMIYPGDAFDPLTTLRAVAEEKATALYGVPTMFIAELDHPQRGEFDLTSLRTGIMAGATCPIEVMRRVIKEMHMSEVQIAYGMTETSPVSLQTGPDDELELRVTTVGRTQPHLESKIVDPEGRIVPRGQIGELCTRGYSVMLGYWGNPQATADSIDPGRWMHTGDLASMDDNGYVCIVGRSKDMIIRGGENVYPRELEEFFFTHPAVADVQVIGIPCSKYGEEIVAWIKFHPGHTATEDELRAWAKERIAHFKVPRFFRFVDAFPMTVTGKIQKFRMREISIEELTPPKGDKVTAIR; from the coding sequence ATGAATCACCAGAGCTACACCCGGGGGCGGCAGGACAAGGACCTGCTCGCCATGACCATCGGCACGGCGTTCGACGCCACGGTTGCCAAGTTCCCCGAGCGCGAGGCGCTGGTGGTCAGGCACCAGGGCCTGCGCTACAGCTGGAAGGAACTGGCCGAGGCGGTCAATGCCACGGCCCGCGCCTTGCTCGCCTTGGGGCTGGAGAGTGGCGACCGCCTCGGTATCTGGGCGCCCAACTGCGCCGAGTGGTGCATCACCCAGTTCGCCAGCGCCAAGATCGGCGCCATCCTGGTCAACATCAATCCGGCCTACCGCAGCAGCGAGCTGGAATACGCGCTCAAGCAATCCGGCTGCCGCTGGGTGATCTGCGCCGACGCCTTCAAGACCTCCGACTACCACGCCATGTTCCTCGGCCTGGTGCCCGAACTGGCGAGCGCCGCGCCGGGCAGCCTGAATTGCGAGCGCCTGCCGGAGTTGCGCGGCGTGGTCAGCCTGGCCGCCAACCCGCCAGCCGGCTTCCTCGCCTGGGCCGCCCTGCAGGAGCGGGCAGGGGAGGTGAACAGCAATGCCCTGGCCGAGCGCCAGGCCGGCCTGCAGTTCGACGACCCGATCAACATCCAGTACACCTCCGGCACCACCGGCTTCCCCAAGGGCGCCACCCTCAGCCACTACAACATCCTCAACAACGGCTACATGGTCGGCGAGAGCCTCGGCCTCACCGAGCAGGACCGCCTGGTGATCCCGGTGCCGCTCTACCACTGCTTCGGCATGGTGATGGGCAACCTCGGCTGCGTGACCCATGGCTCCACCATGATCTACCCCGGCGACGCCTTCGACCCGCTGACCACCCTGCGGGCCGTGGCCGAGGAAAAGGCCACCGCGCTCTATGGCGTGCCCACCATGTTCATCGCCGAGCTGGACCATCCGCAGCGGGGCGAGTTCGACCTCACCAGCCTGCGCACCGGGATCATGGCCGGCGCCACCTGCCCGATCGAAGTGATGCGCCGGGTGATCAAGGAAATGCACATGAGCGAGGTGCAGATCGCCTACGGCATGACCGAGACCAGCCCGGTGTCCTTGCAGACCGGTCCGGACGATGAGCTGGAACTGCGCGTGACCACCGTCGGCCGCACCCAGCCGCACCTGGAAAGCAAGATCGTCGACCCCGAGGGCCGGATCGTCCCCCGTGGGCAGATCGGCGAACTCTGCACCCGTGGCTACAGCGTGATGCTGGGCTACTGGGGCAACCCCCAGGCCACCGCCGACAGCATCGATCCGGGCCGCTGGATGCACACCGGCGACCTGGCCTCCATGGACGACAACGGCTACGTCTGCATCGTCGGCCGCAGCAAGGACATGATCATCCGTGGCGGCGAGAACGTTTACCCGCGCGAGCTGGAGGAGTTCTTCTTCACCCACCCGGCGGTGGCCGACGTGCAGGTGATCGGCATCCCGTGCAGCAAGTACGGCGAGGAGATAGTCGCCTGGATCAAGTTCCACCCCGGCCACACCGCCACCGAGGACGAGCTGCGCGCCTGGGCCAAGGAACGCATCGCCCACTTCAAGGTGCCGCGCTTCTTCCGCTTCGTGGACGCCTTCCCGATGACGGTGACCGGCAAGATCCAGAAATTCCGCATGCGCGAGATCAGCATCGAGGAGCTGACCCCGCCCAAGGGCGACAAGGTGACGGCGATTCGGTAG
- the peaD gene encoding quinohemoprotein amine dehydrogenase subunit beta: MKLKAIASLATAVAGLALGAQAWAADEAGPALKAGHEYMIATNYPNNLHVVDLASDSVYKTCKLPDAFGPGTAMMAPDNKTAFLLNNHFGDLYGVNLDDCKTVFHAKLSRNPGEKVRSMFSFALSPDGKELYTTVNPTQMMSDHYEVKQPRLEVFDTSAGLDAKPVRSFPMPRQVYLMRAADDGSLFVAGPDIYKMDVKTGKYEVAVPGRNWQRPLYSAPDVLYFWPHQTPYHEFSMLYTTAKFKDEKQDLATADFIYGYVSIDLKTGKSTVQDFAPLTELYFTGLRSPKDPNQMFGVLNRLAKYDIKEQKLIKAANLDHSYYCVAFNTKGSKLYLAGTFNDIAVFDPDSLEKIKNIKLPGGDMAITTTQVFIR; this comes from the coding sequence ATGAAACTCAAAGCCATCGCCAGCCTGGCGACCGCCGTCGCCGGCCTCGCCCTGGGCGCCCAGGCCTGGGCCGCGGATGAAGCGGGCCCGGCCCTGAAGGCCGGTCATGAATACATGATCGCCACCAACTACCCGAACAACCTGCACGTGGTCGACCTGGCCAGCGACAGCGTCTACAAGACCTGCAAGCTGCCCGACGCCTTCGGGCCCGGCACCGCAATGATGGCGCCGGACAACAAGACCGCCTTCCTGCTGAACAACCACTTCGGCGACCTGTATGGCGTGAACCTGGACGACTGCAAGACGGTGTTCCACGCCAAGCTGTCGCGCAATCCGGGGGAGAAGGTGCGCTCGATGTTCTCCTTCGCCCTGAGCCCGGACGGCAAGGAGCTCTACACCACGGTCAACCCGACCCAGATGATGAGCGACCACTACGAGGTCAAGCAGCCGCGCCTGGAAGTCTTCGACACCAGCGCCGGCCTGGACGCCAAGCCGGTGCGCAGCTTCCCGATGCCGCGCCAGGTCTACCTGATGCGCGCCGCGGATGATGGCTCGCTGTTCGTCGCCGGCCCGGACATCTACAAGATGGATGTGAAGACCGGCAAGTACGAGGTGGCGGTTCCCGGTCGCAACTGGCAGCGGCCGCTCTACAGTGCGCCGGATGTTCTCTACTTCTGGCCGCACCAGACGCCGTACCACGAGTTCTCCATGCTCTACACCACGGCCAAGTTCAAGGATGAGAAGCAGGACCTGGCCACCGCCGACTTCATCTATGGCTATGTCAGCATCGACCTGAAGACCGGCAAGAGCACCGTCCAGGACTTCGCGCCGCTGACCGAGCTGTACTTCACCGGCCTGCGCTCGCCGAAGGACCCGAACCAGATGTTCGGCGTGCTCAACCGCCTGGCCAAGTACGACATCAAGGAGCAGAAGCTGATCAAGGCGGCCAACCTGGATCACTCCTACTACTGCGTGGCCTTCAACACCAAGGGCAGCAAGCTGTACCTGGCCGGCACCTTCAACGACATCGCGGTGTTCGATCCCGATAGCCTGGAGAAGATCAAGAACATCAAGCTGCCGGGTGGCGACATGGCGATCACCACCACCCAGGTGTTCATCCGCTAA
- the qhpC gene encoding quinohemoprotein amine dehydrogenase subunit gamma: MKHLKPLNNKAQMLEKAAAEDRIEEVMAMSAVAGCTATTDPGWEVDAFGGVSSLCQPMEADLYGCSDPCWWPAQVPDMMSTYQDWNAQATNSQEDWRNLGTVFPKDK, translated from the coding sequence ATGAAACATCTGAAGCCGCTCAACAACAAAGCGCAAATGCTCGAAAAAGCCGCAGCCGAAGATCGCATCGAGGAAGTCATGGCCATGAGCGCGGTGGCTGGTTGCACCGCCACCACCGACCCGGGCTGGGAAGTGGACGCCTTCGGCGGGGTGAGCTCCCTCTGCCAGCCGATGGAAGCGGACCTCTACGGCTGCTCCGACCCTTGCTGGTGGCCGGCCCAGGTGCCCGACATGATGAGCACCTACCAGGACTGGAACGCCCAGGCGACCAACTCCCAAGAGGATTGGCGCAACCTCGGCACCGTATTCCCGAAAGACAAATGA
- the peaB gene encoding quinohemoprotein amine dehydrogenase maturation protein — protein sequence MGAILNLVERNLHEVRVDADRMLFHIPSSSLFATDEVTGGIIDALRQQGCSSEELVQRLGGRFADQDVNETLRELIALEVVSDGSPLTPEIGISKVERTALNTVVLNVNTGCNLSCTYCYKEDLDKPSAGKKMGAETAEASVEMLLKESPDEERYSVVFFGGEPLSNRPLIEHMVDYCERRFAEAGKQVEFIMTTNATLLTEEIIDYLNAHRFGLSVSIDGPKTVHDRNRITVGGQGTYDVVRRKVDLLLSRYRSRPVGARVTLTRGVTDVETIWNHLFNELGFAEVGFAPVTSGDMADYNLTSEELVEVFANMKALGRRYLEAALEHRNIGFSNLHQLITDIHEGHKKALPCGAGLKMLAVDHKGELNLCHRFTGSSMPTFGNVHSGVKQVELNDFLSQRLDRSGTGCDTCRIRNLCSGGCYHESYARYGDPTHPTYHYCELMRDWVDFGIEVYSRIMAANPAFISSYITPRKAH from the coding sequence ATGGGCGCAATCTTGAATCTGGTCGAACGCAACCTGCACGAAGTGCGGGTGGATGCCGACCGCATGCTGTTCCACATCCCGAGCAGCTCGCTGTTCGCCACCGATGAAGTCACCGGCGGCATCATCGACGCCCTGCGCCAGCAGGGCTGCTCGTCCGAGGAGCTGGTGCAACGCCTGGGTGGGCGTTTCGCCGACCAGGACGTCAACGAAACCCTGCGCGAGCTGATCGCGCTGGAAGTGGTCAGCGACGGCTCGCCGCTGACGCCGGAGATCGGCATCAGCAAGGTGGAGCGCACGGCGCTCAACACCGTGGTGCTGAACGTCAACACCGGCTGCAACCTGAGCTGCACCTACTGCTACAAGGAAGACCTGGACAAGCCCTCGGCGGGCAAGAAGATGGGCGCGGAAACCGCCGAAGCCTCGGTGGAGATGCTGCTCAAGGAGTCGCCGGACGAGGAGCGCTACAGTGTGGTCTTCTTCGGCGGCGAGCCGCTGTCCAACCGCCCGCTGATCGAGCACATGGTGGACTACTGCGAGCGACGCTTCGCCGAGGCGGGCAAGCAGGTGGAGTTCATCATGACCACCAACGCCACCCTGCTCACCGAAGAGATCATCGACTACCTCAACGCCCACCGCTTCGGGCTGTCGGTGAGCATCGACGGGCCGAAGACGGTGCACGACCGCAACCGCATCACCGTGGGCGGCCAGGGCACCTACGACGTGGTCCGGCGCAAGGTGGACCTGCTGCTGTCGCGCTACCGCAGCCGCCCGGTGGGCGCGCGGGTGACCCTGACCCGTGGCGTCACCGACGTCGAGACCATCTGGAACCATCTGTTCAACGAGCTGGGGTTCGCCGAAGTCGGCTTCGCCCCGGTCACCTCCGGCGACATGGCCGACTACAACCTCACCAGCGAGGAGCTGGTGGAAGTCTTCGCCAACATGAAGGCCCTCGGCCGGCGTTACCTGGAGGCGGCGCTGGAGCACCGCAACATCGGTTTCTCCAACCTGCACCAGCTGATCACCGACATCCACGAAGGCCACAAGAAGGCGCTGCCCTGCGGTGCCGGCCTGAAGATGCTGGCGGTTGACCACAAGGGCGAGCTGAACCTCTGCCACCGCTTCACCGGCTCCAGCATGCCCACCTTCGGCAACGTGCACAGCGGGGTGAAACAGGTCGAGCTCAACGACTTCCTCTCCCAGCGCCTGGACCGTTCCGGCACCGGCTGCGACACCTGCCGCATCCGCAACCTCTGCTCCGGCGGCTGCTACCACGAGAGCTACGCCCGCTACGGCGACCCCACTCACCCGACCTATCACTACTGCGAGCTGATGCGCGACTGGGTGGACTTCGGTATCGAGGTCTACAGCCGCATCATGGCCGCCAACCCGGCCTTCATCAGCAGCTACATCACCCCGCGGAAGGCGCACTGA